Sequence from the Argentina anserina chromosome 7, drPotAnse1.1, whole genome shotgun sequence genome:
GCGCACGCACGTGAGCAAACTAGCTGCTCCGTACAGGAAAATGGCCTTCGGCCGCTCGTTGTTAGCAAATAATGAGTTTGGGTACCACAATTATAGTTTTataagtttgggtactacattgacattGCCACCATAATTGGGGTACTAATGGTGAATATTGTTTTTAGGTAATCTAGCTTGACTTTAAGCTTAGCTATTCGGGAATTAATCTTCTCGAGTTGATCTATTCGAAGGCTAAACCTCTCGAGTTGATCTGAAACTTTGGCTTTGtctatgtgtttttttttctctagataAGTGATCTATGATTTCAATCAGACTTGGTCTTGATGGATCAAGTTCTGCTACTTCAATCTCTTTTAGGAGATGAATATGTTCGTCGTATAAAGTATTTAATATCTTGCAGACGTATTTGATGGAGATTGGCTTTCTTCAATGTCTTGAATGAAAGCACACTTGCCACTTATCACTTCCTTTTCATTTACAAAATGACTGATAAAtttttggtttggattctttctttttggctGAAAAAGCCAACTTTGTGGAATAAGCATGTTCTTTACCTGTTTTGAGCAAAacaggctctgataccagttAGGGCAGATCTAACCGATGCTCAAAAAATCAAGGGGTTTTTGATCTTCTTCAAAGACTTCTCGAAGAGCATCAATATTTTTTGAAGTTTCGTAGATTCTACGTTGGACTCTGTATATAatattccaattttttttgtatttctgggaatattatttttatatttttctttttcttcctgaAGTTCTTTAAGAATTTTTTTAGCAAATGCTAACAATTCAAGTCGACAGGCTATTGCAATTGGtataatgataaaaataacTGTTTACCTTTGAGTGCagatgatatatatttttagctgcaaaatgtcaaaataaacTCAAATATGGGCCCACGACGCTCTgtcagaaaataaaataacggTATTAACAAAGTTTAACTGAATTTACTATTGGAGATACCAAAGTTGTAATAAAGTCTAAACATGAGACACCATTTTAATATTTGAGAAACCTTGGATACCAGAATGCATATAATAGAAAATTTGAGATACCATTCATATAATTCTTTCtagataataaaaaaatcaaaaaagaaatagatCAATAAGTTATTGCTGATGCCAGTTTGAATAAAAAATTGTGCAACTGTACACTTTCACATATATTGTTTGAATCTTCGTCATGATTTCTATTCGTTCCATTTCAAAATACGATGTGATATCACTAAATGaatttatatatcaaactGCTTCACAGGCCAGAGCCAGCAAATTTGAATCAAACAGTGAATAAAACGATAAGATTGAGTGTATTAATTCCAGGCTAGCTAGTTAGCTCATAGATAAAAACTGCCGGCCAACTTTATCTCTTATCTGTCTATCAAATTGCAAAATAGTACGCTCCATTACACCACCCTATTCATTTCTCTTTCCCCTTTTAATATTCACTGGAGCAAAAAATTCCCAGCTTTGTCAAATCAGATGCTTGAATATGTCACAGTGATCTTTAAATTTATTCCATTTTTGTATGTTACAGCCCCATCCCTGTAGGACCATGATCTAGgaggtgtatatatataatggcaAACCGATAGAACCAGACAGAGGAAGAGATATCCAGGTGTCTGAGAGTCTGAGTTTCTCTCTGTAATCGTTTTCAATTTTCTGAGAGTAATCACAATCACAATCATGGTGCTTTTGGGAGAAGTAGGGTTAGTGTTGGGTGACTCGGGTTCTATGTGGACTGTGGTTTTGGTCACTGCAAGCTTCGTGGGTGTTCTACTGGCCTTGCAGTGGATCCTGGAGAATGTAAATTGGTGGCTCTATGAAACTAAGTTGGGGGAGATACAGTACTCTCTCCCACCTGGTGACTTGGGTTTGCCTTTCATCGGAAATATGTGGTCTTTCCTCAGAGCATTCAAGTCCCACAACCCTGATTCCTTCATCAACTCCTACGTTTCCAGGTATATTACCATTCACTATATACGAGTTCATAGTAATGTTTTTGTCAAATGAAATATTACTTGTACTCTCAGTTTAAGTGTGTCTGATGTCTGATGTTTCTGTAACGTATAGCATATAGTTAATGTGAAATTTGAGGATAAAGCATGGagtttttggttttgatcgAAATAATATTTCACTAATGATGAATGGCATATAGTTAACACTTAACATGAGAGTGCGAATGGCATCGTCCTTTTTCTGGGAATAATATCGGATATTTGTAAGACTTTGTTTATGATGTGAAACTTCCGTTTTCTCTGGTGTACACTAGTGTAAGGAACGTCAGCTAAAACAGCTCAGAGGCGCTAAGTAGGGTTCACCCACTACGGACAATGGGCGCATGCCTTACTTTTGAAGGGTTCCTACTTTCTCTGTTTTGAAAGTTGTCTGACCTTTTCTTTCAGAATAGAACTGGTTCCAAGTCTTGTAGTGCAAAAGCTGATGCCCCTTGAGGCCTTGAAGTACTTGCAAGTAGCAACTAGTTCTAGTGGGCATAATTTATAGTGAAATCACAATGTTTAGGGAAGCAGAGGAAAGTTGACACTATAGGGAAATGAAAATCAAGTTGCAACCTTGAGTATTAAGTTTTCAAAGTCCTGGATACATTGGCTAACTTCTTTGATTGCATGGGACGCAATTGATTATTCTATGTACAGTTTAGTTTCACTTTTCATATTCTTAAGGGTGGCTTTTCTATGCAAACGCAAAGAAGAATTTAGGTAAAGCTAAACAATAGACAAGTATCTGGGTGATTTTcatcaatgttttaaaaaactcgcCTAAAGGCTTGTATGAGGCTTAAAAAGCTCAAGACTTAGTTGAAAACGCCTCGCCTTTCTCAGGCGTAGAGGCGCAAAAAGCGTTCCACTAAGGCGCAAAAAAACGCACACCAAGGCGCAAAAAACAGGAAGGAAGCCGCATCACAGAACCCAAAGAGATCAAAACTTTATCAATTCGATAAACTAAGGACACAAACACGTTGATCGCGAAGTGGAGATGAGAATCTATACCGAGAACAACCCAATCGGTGGTCGGAGACGTCAGAAAACACTGCAAATTCGCCGGAAGGAAATCTGGAACAGTCGGTGCTTCCCCTCTTCGATTCTCCCTTCTCCGGTGGCGGTAGGTCGAGGCACGACATGGGGAGGACCGCGGCGAGGATGAGGCCACAACGCGACTGGTGTGCTGGCCGAAGACGGCATGACGGCGGCGGAATCACGTCGGGATGTCGCGTGGTCGTTGGGTTGCAGAGGAATAAGGTCGGGAGCTCGATCTTTTTTTAGATAAAATGAagccttttgtttttctttccaatATTAATCATAGCCAATATACTGATCCAATGGCTAGGATTTAATTGATCAATTTATACGGCCAAGATCGCACTGTAACTAATTCCCATTTTCCAAATACACTCCTTATATTTTCAAAGCTTATTATAATAACTCTGGAACCTACAAACTTCTCCGAAAATTTCTACGTTCTCGTCGTAACATATACTTTAATATCATGCTCTTCGATCAACAGATTCACTTAATTGaaactcacaaataatatTTTCGAACATTTACTGAATTAATCACCGAGATCGTAATATAATCACCATACGATCTCAACTAAGCTCGTCAATAATTCTGGGGCTTACAGTAGATCAAGTTATGTTGGTAAACTTTTTGAATTGTATGGTTCTAGACTTTTGCTACTTTACTTAATATATGTATGCATGACAATTTATAAGCTATTCTTCAAATAATATGTATAAGAATAATAGTTACACTTAAAtaagtttatttattatttatatgtCGCAAGACTTACGCCTTACGCTATAAGGTTCTATGCTCTTGGAAAAAACGCCTTAAGGTACGCCTTAGCgttttaaaacattgatttTCATTAGAGGATATGTGTAGATAATTGGTTGCCTATATGCTGCCTACCACTATAGTTGATGGGGTGTTGGTCACACTCAATCTTGCTTGTTTATGCCCCACTTCTTTAGTCACCTTTAGATGATGTTTGGATTTGCATTATCAAAAGCAGATTTCTATATGGTTCATTTTAATCTAAATCACATCACTGAACAATGCAGATTTGGAAAAATTGGAATCTACAAGGCCTACATGTTTGGGTTTCCCAGTGTCATTTGCACAGTGCCAGAAACATGTAAAAGAGTTTTGACAGATGATGACGCATTTAAGCCCGGGTGGCCTGTTTCCACTGTGCAGCTGATCGGAAAGAAATCATTCATCGGCATCTCTTTTGAAGAGCACAAGCGTCTGAGAAAATTAACAGCAGCTCCGGTCAATGGTCATGAAGCATTGGCTGTGTACATGAAGTATATCGACGATATTGTTGTATCGTCTTTGGAAAAATGGTCGACCACGGGAGAGATAGAGTTTCTAACTCAAGTCAGAAAGCTTACTTTTAAGATTATTATGTATATCTTCCTCAGTTCAGAGAGTGAGCCTGCAATGGAGGCTCTAGAGAAAGAGTATACAGCACTTAACTATGGAGTTAGAGCCATGGCTATCAACATTCCCGGATTTTCTTACCATAAGGCACTTAAGGTAGAGGACTTACAAGTTGGTTTATGTTTCATCAAACGATTGTCTTATCTAACTTAAATCATTATATTTCAGGCACGGAAAAAGCTTGTTGCTATATTTCAAAGTATTGTGAATGACAGAAGAGCTGAAAAAAAGGCCAAAAATTTCTCGAAAAAGAAGCAAGATATGATGGATTCTCTACTGGAAGTTGAGGATGAAGAAGGAAATAAACTTACGGATGAAGACATTATAGATATTCTGCTCATGTACTTGAACGCTGGTCATGAATCTTCAGGCCATACCATAATGTGGGCTACAACTCACCTGCAACAACACCCAGAATATTTCCAGAAAGCCAAggtactttttttctttcttttcttcttcttccttgaatCTTGAGGGCTTACTATCCTcctattttgtttttctttcgtCAATGTGCGGAAATACACTGATTCAGTCCATATGTAAGTAACTGTAGGCACATTTGACAGGAATATGGCAGAATTCATTGTGTGTGCGCGCTTGTAAATACACGCATAATATTTGAGGCTAACATAGTGTACAGTATTATATCAAGTGTAAAACATATTGTCTTCTGGAAAAAGTTCCACTGGCTTgacttatttttctttttcgattCAGTAAAAATGGTATTAGTTGCTTGAACCAATCATATCTAGTCTAAACTTTCTCCAATGATCCCAAACTTCAACTTCCTAATCATGTTTAGCCAACTGCAGGCCGAGCAAGAAGCAATTTTGAAGAGGAGGCCACCAACTCAGAAGGGATTGAACCTCAAGGAATACCGAGAAATGGAATACCTTTCCAATGTACATATTAGCGGCTCCCCTTTCTCTTTTATTCAGACTACCAACGCATTTCACTAATCCTTTGAAACTGTATAGGTGATTGATGAAACTCTTCGTGTTGTTTCTTTCTCACTTGTGGCTTTTCGAGAGGCAAAAAAAGATGTCAATGTGAACGgtgagttttttattttatttctgttATATGCATCCAATTAACTGAATTAAGGATACACGTTTTCTGTCATGAGTACCATTGCGTAAATGCACTCGAACAGAACATTTAATTACTTAATGGCTTCAATACCAGGTTATATTATTCCCAAGGGGTGGAAAGTCTTAACATGGTTCCGGAGTGTTCACTTGGATTctgaaatatatgaaaatccaaTGGAGTTCAACCCTGATAGATGGACAGTAAGTTGTTTTCATTCACTGACAATTTGATAACTAAAATAGTTATACAGGTCAAGAATTTCTCATCGTATATTTAATTGCTTTTACTGGTATAGAATTATACACCAAAACCAGCAACTTTTATGCCCTTTGGAGCTGGAAGCAGGCTGTGCCCTGGTAATGATCTTGCTAAAATGGAAATTGGAATTTTCCTTCACCATTTTCTGCTCAACTACAAGTGAGTCATCTTGTAACCAATTCCTCCCCACAATCAGAATTGTGaatgttttgttgttttctaATCTTATGTATGACATTGGTGCTGCAGGCTAGAACGGCTTAATCCTGAGTGCCCATTAATGTACTTACCGCATTCGAGGCCAAAAGACAATTGCTTGGCAAGAGTCAGGAAAGTTACAACAGAGGAAGTCAGAGAAGTAAATACATGAAAGGAGTGCTCTTGTTATTCCATAACCTATATGTTTAGCTTAGACAAAGTGTGACATAAGCTACATTGTTCCTTGTTTTGGTTGGCAAATTATGAGCTGCATTCCCATCTGTTACTAATCAAGAGCTTATCTTGTCACTTTTCAGCATTAGATTTAGTTGTCAAAGAGATTATTAATCTTAGCAGGAACAGAGGCCTAGCATGCACACCCTTCTCAATGAGAGCTGGTGGTAATGATGTGCATTGTAGGCAGTTTCtgtctgttttgtttttggaagaTGCATTGTAGGCAGGTTATGTATAACTAGGCATGTAACCGTGGTTACGTTAATCGCAATAATTTAAGCTTGTTGGAAATTAGTTGTTTTTGCCTGTTTTCTGTACCCTCTTACACAAAGCTGCTGCTTATTTActtttttaatttgataaaatacTGGTCATTTATTTCTTAAGACTGAGAACTCCCACATCCCTATCGACGCCGACGCTCACTAGAACTCTGGCATATCATGGGGCCTGACGGTGACGCCGTTCGCCATCAAGGACGAGAACAATCAACCTCCGGCCTACGGATTCGGTGGCCAGCATGTGGAACGACTGCTATGAGGTAATCTGTGTTGAGCCTGTAGAAcgcgaatctgaaaacaaaaaagaatgcacacacgtgtacaaataaaatgtgatttattaaatatcaagcgccgggttacaatctttgtgaactcctctgattttatctccgtatgtaacttggctcaagggtgacgtggacttgatcttgagaatttgaatttgatttggatttggatttggatttggatttagatttggatttgatgaagaacgagtgaTTTAACAGCTTGATAATTCTTCgtagacttgagtttggatttggacttgatgaagaacgagcgatttggtagcttgacgattcttcgtggacttgagtttggatttggatttgatgaagaaaaagCGATTTTgtagcttgacgattcttcgtggacttgagtttggatttggatttgatgaagaacaagcgatttggtggcttgatgattcttcgtggatttgatgatcttcgtgaacttgagagacttcgggatttgtcgagaatGATTTttctcaagtgattttctctcttcttctcaagtcatttctctttatgttgaatggggtatttatagtgttaaagtttctattttttagaatattttaatgacactaaaataataaattctttaattgtataattaaatcaatatgtatttttcaattaatttaaaattagttattctcataactaaattaaacagaaaataattgacttaattataaccgttaaggaatttattaatttaatcaaatgtctgatTACCATTTTGAATCGTCAACgacattcaatttccgatttacgtcggaatcacgtagcttcaattacgatcatccatttatgtacTGACACGAGTTTTCTTCAAATCtgcaccaattttttttacttttgggccacgtgtgcaattttgtcagactcttggtcgatttaatcatttaacgaatataatttacttcattaaatttcatgtgtctacgtAGCCCTCAATCCATCTCTATGCCTTGTCTGCCCATTTCTCATGTCTTCACAAATTGGCTCCAATCTCTCCCTCAACAACTCATACCCGACATCCTCATTAGACTGCCAATCAAATCCTTGCTCAGATTCACCTCTGTTTGTAAATCATGAAACTCCAATATCAAAGATCCAACCTTTAGCCGTACCCACCTCACCCGCACTCTCAATTCCAATCACCAAAACCTGCTGTTATTCCACAATGTCTCTGATGAAGGCACTTCCGAGTCTTACGGAGTAGTTCCCATTTCTGGGTTTAAACAAGACTCTTACCTTACATTCTGATGACACTGCTTTTACTGAGCACTGTAAGATTGAGTTTCATGTTGCTCTTAAGGAAATGATTATGATGAAGAGTCCCTGTTTTCGTGTTGTGGGGTACTTGTGATGGGCTGGTTCTCCTCTCTGATGATATATGCCTTGATACTGACAACTTTGTTTTATGGAACCCTGGTATAAGAAAGTATGTTGTCCTTCCTAAGCTCACTGTAAGGATTTCGACACGCGGTGAGTTAAAGGCTTGCATTGGTCTGGGTTATGATGCTGTAAAGAATGACTATAAGGCTGTGAGAGTGACTTCTCTTGTGAATCAACCTGATCACTACCCCAGGGGTATGGTTCAGTACTATTCGCTGTCACTGGCTCATGGGCATACTTCGTGTTCTTCCTCCATGTATGGCCAAATTGGAGTAGATATGatgttgacttttttttcttccaagtAGAGATGCCGGAGAAGACGAGAGAattgaataaataaaaataaaaacatataagGGCATTTAAGGAAGTTAGAAGATAGTTAAAAAGAATTTAACTAACATTTTGGCCGGAAATAGACGAAATGGATCAGTTagtcaaaaaatgaaaatatcaaaAGTGACCGATTTAAATTGAAACtcaaaaaagtaaattgtcGAGACTCTAAAAATACGAGAAGTGACCAATATTTTGtcctttttaatttatataaccTGGCCTGGAATCAATATCATCAAATGTCTGATGCAacatacatttatatttatatgttttcggttatatttatatttatatatttatacatttatatttatatgtttttagGTCTCGgttgaagaagaatttgatacTCGTCAATGTGTGACCCTGAGAAAATAATTATTGTACATATAGCACTGTACAATAATTTTCATTTCCGATGGGAATTTTCTAGTGTTTGGTAATGTAAGGATAGTTAAAGttgtcagaaaaaaaaactgtaatCAATGCAATAACATAATAGATAATTGGACGAATTGAGAAGAGAAGTTGGTCCTTAGGACATGAAACGCCTTATTTTTAACGATAATTGAACACTTAAAAAATGACACATATTTTTATTGGGAATTCAAGCGaggaactttttttttcatttttttacattaataTAAAATATCATACCTAACAATGTCAAATGAAAGAATTGACATTTATGTATTACAGTATGATGAAACCCTCACTTTCAGTAAAATTCTCCCATGATGAGAAACATAACATAAGAATAATGGCTTACAGAGGTCAAATCCACTCAACTCTAAATAAGTTTCCTACCTTTTTCAGGAAATCACATTTCCGAGCCTTATTTCCCTTCAAAATTGAAGTAAGAACTAATATGAATGAAGGCTGAGGTTCACACATGTAAAGCCTTATTTGAATTGGAGTTCGGTGGGTAGATGACCACTCACTATCTTTCCCTTTCTCATTGTTTTGCGCGATACCACTCTCTCCGTTGTGAATTCTCATTTCTCTCCATCTGCAAAAACACCACCGGCACCATATTTTTCACCGATCGGCGAAACCAGTACACATCATGATAAGGTCAAAATAACCTTACaattaaccctgtaaaataTTATCAAGCatagtataaaataagcagagatTGTTCGATGTTAGAGACTGAGGATATTCAATTCgcacaaaaaaattaaactaaaCTAACTAGACCGATGAATTGGAAGTTTGATTATaatgaaaagaaataaatgaaCAATGATATATTTGATAAAGATCAGATGTAGATGAGGTTAGGGATTCAGTTATCCACCAACAATATTTACTTCTAAACACGACAAGTAAcctaattcttttattttgctGTGAGAAAGAAACAAATCAAGACTCAACAACAAGCACACTGTATACGTTCTTACTACTTCTCTTGAGTTATTTAACGCCGTGAAATACACATAAGTAAGTCTATTCGATGGATGCAAAGATCATTAAAAAGAACATGTCAAAGTTTGAATGGTTATAGAGTCCAAACTAGTATAGAAGTTATCTAGTATGCAACCCTAACTATTTGGTTCTTGACTATTGTACTATAGTCTTTACTACTTAtgacaaaagaaacaaaacaattAGGTGAATTATTTAAGTTAAGTGTAGCACCGATTACATACAAACATTCTAAGCTGACCTACAGAGAACATAGACATGCAAAAGTTATCTATAAACCGAGAAACAAACACTCAATGTCACTATTtgcataaataaaaataactagGCTAACTTGCAAAAGCGTTCGACAAAAATGAGGCTTCTAACCTAGCCTCTAACACAAAATATTTAGCTACtcatatttataaattacACAAAGTAAAATCAACTATTGAAAGCCTTGATGCAATATGGAGGTGAGCTCGAGGAGATGTGGACTCGTCCTTGAAGAAATTGATGGTGGGTTCCCTTGCAATTGTGTGAAGCAACTTGTGGAGGTCTTGATGAGATTTAATTTGTAGCACATGAGGAGATATATATTGTAGCTTGAGGAGATAGAAGGTGAGTTCGATCAGTTTGAATGGTGAATGAGAGaggatgttgtgatgattcATGAATGAATTGAATGTCTCAGTCTGCCTATGCCTCTGTCTTTCTCTTAATTAACCTTATATATAAATCCTTCTCAAATATCATTCGAACTCCTCTTTTCTCTCTACTTCTCGGCCAACAATTTCTTCTTAGTCATTCTCTAGGTATCATTCGGTCTTTATTttgtaagaaataaaaataaaaattctcaaatatacTCTAGTAAAATCTGCTGAGATCTCCACTCTGTATTGAAAGCTTCAATTTTATCACTCAAGGAGAAATTTTGCAACCTCCCAGAGAACCACGTGACAATATCTAGTGGTCCTCCTCACCTGTTATGTTTTGACACGTGGATTTATTAcaccaaaataataattttacacatttttattatttgtgtaaTGACCATCATgggtattgatgattttaaaCTATGATTTTAGATTTAAagttagagtttagggtttagggtttagggtatagggtattagagtgtagggttttagggtttagggtattAGAGGGAGTTGTATGtagggttttagaaagaaacccaaaatagtctttgataaaatagcttaaatattttttttaaatcctaCGTGTTTG
This genomic interval carries:
- the LOC126802334 gene encoding ent-kaurenoic acid oxidase 2-like, whose translation is MVLLGEVGLVLGDSGSMWTVVLVTASFVGVLLALQWILENVNWWLYETKLGEIQYSLPPGDLGLPFIGNMWSFLRAFKSHNPDSFINSYVSRFGKIGIYKAYMFGFPSVICTVPETCKRVLTDDDAFKPGWPVSTVQLIGKKSFIGISFEEHKRLRKLTAAPVNGHEALAVYMKYIDDIVVSSLEKWSTTGEIEFLTQVRKLTFKIIMYIFLSSESEPAMEALEKEYTALNYGVRAMAINIPGFSYHKALKARKKLVAIFQSIVNDRRAEKKAKNFSKKKQDMMDSLLEVEDEEGNKLTDEDIIDILLMYLNAGHESSGHTIMWATTHLQQHPEYFQKAKAEQEAILKRRPPTQKGLNLKEYREMEYLSNVIDETLRVVSFSLVAFREAKKDVNVNGYIIPKGWKVLTWFRSVHLDSEIYENPMEFNPDRWTNYTPKPATFMPFGAGSRLCPGNDLAKMEIGIFLHHFLLNYKLERLNPECPLMYLPHSRPKDNCLARVRKVTTEEVREVNT
- the LOC126803526 gene encoding LOW QUALITY PROTEIN: F-box protein CPR1-like (The sequence of the model RefSeq protein was modified relative to this genomic sequence to represent the inferred CDS: inserted 2 bases in 1 codon; deleted 1 base in 1 codon; substituted 1 base at 1 genomic stop codon) codes for the protein MWNDCYEFMCLRSPQSISMPCLPISHVFTNWLQSLPQQLIPDILIRLPIKSLLRFTSVCKSXNSNIKDPTFSRTHLTRTLNSNHQNLLLFHNFPFLGLNKTLTLHSDDTAFTEHCKIEFHVALKEMIMMKSPCFRVVGTCDGLVLLSDDICLDTDNFVLWNPGIRKYVVLPKLTVRISTRGELKACIGLGYDAVKNDYKAVRVTSLVNQPDHYPRGMVQYYSLSLAXMGILRVLPPCMAKLE